From a single Ailuropoda melanoleuca isolate Jingjing chromosome 12, ASM200744v2, whole genome shotgun sequence genomic region:
- the TMEM190 gene encoding transmembrane protein 190, which produces MVGSGIPALSLFLLMQGSVDGNGIQGFFYPWSCEGDVWDRESCGGQAAIENSNLCLRLRCCYRDGVCYHQRPDETMRRKHMWALGWTCGGLLFLISSICLFWWAKRRDMLHLPGFLKGKCDLSRTVSLLSKDRGTLTEKKTSGGSMPASLPPEGTGDVSGEGMTEEGEETEEGEDED; this is translated from the exons ATGGTGGGCTCTGGGATCCCGGCTTTGAGCCTCTTCctgctgatgcagggctcagtag ATGGGAATGGAATCCAGGGATTCTTCTATCCGTGGA GCTGTGAGGGAGATGTGTGGGACCGGGAGAGCTGTGGGGGCCAGGCGGCGATCGAGAACTCCAATCTCTGTCTGCGTCTACGCTGCTGCTACCGTGACGGGGTCTGCTACCACCAGCGGCCAGATG AAACTATGCGGAGGAAGCACATGTGGGCGCTGGGCTGGACATGTGGAGGCCTCCTCTTCCTGATCTCCAGCATCTGCTTGTTCTG GTGGGCCAAGCGCCGGGACATGCTGCACCTTCCAGGGTTCTTAAAGGGCAAATGTGACCTGTCGAGGACCGTGTCTCTGTTATCCAAGGACCGGGGGACTCTGACCGAAAAAAAGACATCCGGTGGCAGCatgccagcctccctccctccagaggGGACTGGGGATGTGTCAGGGGAAGGGATGACAGAAGAGggtgaagaaacagaggagggggaggacgaAGATTAG
- the RPL28 gene encoding 60S ribosomal protein L28, with protein MSAHLQWMVVRNCSSFLIKRNKQTYSTEPNNLKARNSFRYNGLIHRKTVGVEPAADGKGVVVVMKRRSGQRKPATSYVRTTINKNARATLSSIRHMIRKNKYRPDLRMAAIRRASAILRSQKPVMVKRKRARPTKSS; from the exons ATGTCTGCCCATCTGCAGTGGATGGTCGTGCGGAACTGCTCCAGCTTCCTAATCAAGAGAAACAAGCAGACCTACAGCACT GAGCCCAACAACCTGAAGGCTCGCAATTCGTTCCGCTACAACGGGCTGATTCACCGCAAGACTGTGGGTGTGGAGCCGGCGGCCGACGGGAAAGGCGTGGTGGTGGTCATGAAGCGGAGATCCG GCCAGCGGAAACCCGCCACCTCCTACGTGCGGACCACCATCAACAAGAATGCCCGGGCCACCCTCAGCAGCATCCGGCACATGATCCGCAAGAACAAGTACCGCCCAGATCTGCGCATG GCTGCCATTCGCAGAGCCAGCGCCATCCTGCGCAGCCAGAAGCCTGTGATGGTGAAGAGGAAGCGGGCCCGCCCCACCAAGAGCTCCTGA